From Aptenodytes patagonicus chromosome 1, bAptPat1.pri.cur, whole genome shotgun sequence, one genomic window encodes:
- the ZNF800 gene encoding zinc finger protein 800 isoform X1, whose product MPLRDKCCQTDHRHHGCCEPVHLLEPGDPPLLQQPLQTSKSGIQQIIECFRSGTKQLKHILLKDVDTIFECKLCRSLFRGLPNLITHKKFYCPPSLQMDDNLPDINDKQSQAINDLLEAIYPRVDKQEYVIKLEPIETNQNAVFQYVSRTDSPDENVESSSTPDQAPVQIQEPSIEQPKTLSAPAPVPAGETVELPPADPVTNKVIPTPEEQPPAVNPELDSLDNSDFGHQLICCLCRKEFHSRRSVRRHIRKVHKKKMEELKKYIETKKKPNQCSAKGRNKNVLVTLGRSCPVCYKSFATKANVRRHFDEVHRGLRRDSITPDIATKPGQPLFLDTVSAKKSFKTRKQKSSSKAEYNLTACKCLLCKRKYSSQIMLKRHMQIVHKITLSGKNSKREKGPNNTANGTEIKVKVEPADSVEPSPPSIALSPQNELKGTNHSNEKKSTPSAQKNKVKQDPENPKSTSKSTTKSTCKSTTKSTSKSTNTSAAGGQQKTRKPKLSAGFDFKQLYCKLCKRQFTSKQNLTKHIELHTDGNNIYVKYYRCPLCSYETRRKRDVIRHITVVHKKSPRYLGKITASLEIRAIKKPIDLVLNKVTKRGPQRDETKQIGSKQDVTSNSPNKKYEGADVGIEVKVTKNFSLHRCSKCGKAFARKAFLEHHKKTHKANVSHSPEENKTKGRSTRSKAVVWFK is encoded by the exons TGCATCTGTTGGAACCTGGTGATCCTCCGTTATTACAGCAGCCTCTGCAAACATCAAAATCCGGTATTCAACAAATCATTGAGTGTTTTCGATCAG GAACTAAACAACTTAAACATATCTTGTTAAAAGATGTGGACACCATTTTTGAGTGTAAGTTGTGCCGGAGTCTCTTCAGAGGATTACCAAATTTAATTACTCATAAAAAATTTTATTGTCCTCCAAGTCTCCAGATGGATGATA ACCTCCCGGATATAAATGATAAACAGAGTCAAGCCATAAATGACCTCCTGGAAGCAATCTATCCAAGGGTAGATAAGCAAGAATATGTAATTAAATTGGAACCTATAGAAACTAATCAGAATGCTGTATTTCAATATGTATCAAGGACTGATAGCCCAGATGAGAACGTGGAAAGTAGTAGTACCCCTGATCAAGCTCCAGTACAGATACAGGAACCCAGCATTGAGCAACCCAAGACTCTTTCAGCTccagccccagtcccagctggGGAGACTGTAGAATTACCTCCTGCTGATCCTGTTACAAACAAGGTGATACCTACTCCTGAAGAGCAGCCTCCAGCAGTAAATCCTGAGTTGGACTCTCTGGATAATTCTGATTTTGGCCACCAGTTAATATGTTGCCTTTGTAGGAAAGAATTTCATTCCCGACGCAGTGTGCGCCGGCACATTCGAAAAGTGCacaaaaaaaagatggaagagcTAAAGAAGTacatagaaacaaaaaagaaaccaaatcaGTGCTCCGCGAAAGGACGAAATAAGAATGTTCTTGTAACATTAGGTAGAAGTTGTCCTGTATGTTATAAATCATTTGCTACAAAAGCCAATGTAAGGAGGCATTTTGATGAAGTTCATAGAGGATTAAGAAGGGATTCCATTACTCCTGATATAGCTACAAAGCCTGGGCAACCTTTGTTCTTGGATACAGTTTCTGCTAAAAAATCTTTTAAGACCCGAAAACAAAAGTCGTCTTCAAAGGCTGAATACAATTTAACTGCATGCAAGTGCCTTCTGTGCAAGAGAAAATATAGTTCACAAATAATGCTGAAAAGGCACATGCAAATTGTTCACAAGATAACTCTTTCTGGAAAGAACTCTAAAAGAGAGAAAGGACCCAACAATACTGCCAATggcacagaaataaaagtaaaagtTGAACCAGCAGATTCTGTAGAACCTTCACCCCCTTCCATTGCCCTTTCTCCACAGAATGAATTAAAGGGAACAAATCattcaaatgagaaaaagagCACACCgtcagcacagaaaaataaagttaaacagGACCCTGAAAACCCTAAATCAACTTCTAAATCAACCACTAAATCAACCTGTAAATCAACCACTAAATCAACCTCTAAATCAACCAATACATCTGCTGCAGGTGGCCAGCAAAAAACCAGGAAGCCAAAACTTTCAGCTGGCTTTGACTTCAAGCAGCTTTACTGTAAACTCTGTAAACGCCAATTTACTTCTAAACAGAACTTGACAAAACACATTGAATTACACACAGATGGAAATAACATTTATGTTAAATACTACAGGTGTCCACTCTGCTCTTACGAAACACGACGCAAACGTGATGTGATAAGGCATATAACTGTAGTTCATAAAAAGTCACCACGCTACCTTGGGAAAATAACTGCAAGTTTAGAAATTAGAGCAATAAAAAAGCCAATTGATCTTGTTCTAAATAAGGTGACAAAAAGGGGCCCTCAGAGGGATGAAACAAAACAGATTGGTTCAAAACAGGATGTCACCTCTAATTCTCCCAATAAAAAGTATGAAGGAGCTGACGTTGGCATTGAagtaaaagtaacaaaaaacTTTTCTCTGCACCGATGCAGTAAGTGTGGGAAAGCATTTGCCAGGAAAGCTTTTCTAGAACATCAtaagaaaacccacaaagcaaATGTATCTCATTcacctgaagaaaataaaaccaaaggcaGAAGCACAAGATCTAAAGCTGTTGTctg GTTCAAGTGA
- the ZNF800 gene encoding zinc finger protein 800 isoform X2: protein MPLRDKCCQTDHRHHGCCEPVHLLEPGDPPLLQQPLQTSKSGIQQIIECFRSGTKQLKHILLKDVDTIFECKLCRSLFRGLPNLITHKKFYCPPSLQMDDNLPDINDKQSQAINDLLEAIYPRVDKQEYVIKLEPIETNQNAVFQYVSRTDSPDENVESSSTPDQAPVQIQEPSIEQPKTLSAPAPVPAGETVELPPADPVTNKVIPTPEEQPPAVNPELDSLDNSDFGHQLICCLCRKEFHSRRSVRRHIRKVHKKKMEELKKYIETKKKPNQCSAKGRNKNVLVTLGRSCPVCYKSFATKANVRRHFDEVHRGLRRDSITPDIATKPGQPLFLDTVSAKKSFKTRKQKSSSKAEYNLTACKCLLCKRKYSSQIMLKRHMQIVHKITLSGKNSKREKGPNNTANGTEIKVKVEPADSVEPSPPSIALSPQNELKGTNHSNEKKSTPSAQKNKVKQDPENPKSTSKSTTKSTCKSTTKSTSKSTNTSAAGGQQKTRKPKLSAGFDFKQLYCKLCKRQFTSKQNLTKHIELHTDGNNIYVKYYRCPLCSYETRRKRDVIRHITVVHKKSPRYLGKITASLEIRAIKKPIDLVLNKVTKRGPQRDETKQIGSKQDVTSNSPNKKYEGADVGIEVKVTKNFSLHRCSKCGKAFARKAFLEHHKKTHKANVSHSPEENKTKGRSTRSKAVV from the exons TGCATCTGTTGGAACCTGGTGATCCTCCGTTATTACAGCAGCCTCTGCAAACATCAAAATCCGGTATTCAACAAATCATTGAGTGTTTTCGATCAG GAACTAAACAACTTAAACATATCTTGTTAAAAGATGTGGACACCATTTTTGAGTGTAAGTTGTGCCGGAGTCTCTTCAGAGGATTACCAAATTTAATTACTCATAAAAAATTTTATTGTCCTCCAAGTCTCCAGATGGATGATA ACCTCCCGGATATAAATGATAAACAGAGTCAAGCCATAAATGACCTCCTGGAAGCAATCTATCCAAGGGTAGATAAGCAAGAATATGTAATTAAATTGGAACCTATAGAAACTAATCAGAATGCTGTATTTCAATATGTATCAAGGACTGATAGCCCAGATGAGAACGTGGAAAGTAGTAGTACCCCTGATCAAGCTCCAGTACAGATACAGGAACCCAGCATTGAGCAACCCAAGACTCTTTCAGCTccagccccagtcccagctggGGAGACTGTAGAATTACCTCCTGCTGATCCTGTTACAAACAAGGTGATACCTACTCCTGAAGAGCAGCCTCCAGCAGTAAATCCTGAGTTGGACTCTCTGGATAATTCTGATTTTGGCCACCAGTTAATATGTTGCCTTTGTAGGAAAGAATTTCATTCCCGACGCAGTGTGCGCCGGCACATTCGAAAAGTGCacaaaaaaaagatggaagagcTAAAGAAGTacatagaaacaaaaaagaaaccaaatcaGTGCTCCGCGAAAGGACGAAATAAGAATGTTCTTGTAACATTAGGTAGAAGTTGTCCTGTATGTTATAAATCATTTGCTACAAAAGCCAATGTAAGGAGGCATTTTGATGAAGTTCATAGAGGATTAAGAAGGGATTCCATTACTCCTGATATAGCTACAAAGCCTGGGCAACCTTTGTTCTTGGATACAGTTTCTGCTAAAAAATCTTTTAAGACCCGAAAACAAAAGTCGTCTTCAAAGGCTGAATACAATTTAACTGCATGCAAGTGCCTTCTGTGCAAGAGAAAATATAGTTCACAAATAATGCTGAAAAGGCACATGCAAATTGTTCACAAGATAACTCTTTCTGGAAAGAACTCTAAAAGAGAGAAAGGACCCAACAATACTGCCAATggcacagaaataaaagtaaaagtTGAACCAGCAGATTCTGTAGAACCTTCACCCCCTTCCATTGCCCTTTCTCCACAGAATGAATTAAAGGGAACAAATCattcaaatgagaaaaagagCACACCgtcagcacagaaaaataaagttaaacagGACCCTGAAAACCCTAAATCAACTTCTAAATCAACCACTAAATCAACCTGTAAATCAACCACTAAATCAACCTCTAAATCAACCAATACATCTGCTGCAGGTGGCCAGCAAAAAACCAGGAAGCCAAAACTTTCAGCTGGCTTTGACTTCAAGCAGCTTTACTGTAAACTCTGTAAACGCCAATTTACTTCTAAACAGAACTTGACAAAACACATTGAATTACACACAGATGGAAATAACATTTATGTTAAATACTACAGGTGTCCACTCTGCTCTTACGAAACACGACGCAAACGTGATGTGATAAGGCATATAACTGTAGTTCATAAAAAGTCACCACGCTACCTTGGGAAAATAACTGCAAGTTTAGAAATTAGAGCAATAAAAAAGCCAATTGATCTTGTTCTAAATAAGGTGACAAAAAGGGGCCCTCAGAGGGATGAAACAAAACAGATTGGTTCAAAACAGGATGTCACCTCTAATTCTCCCAATAAAAAGTATGAAGGAGCTGACGTTGGCATTGAagtaaaagtaacaaaaaacTTTTCTCTGCACCGATGCAGTAAGTGTGGGAAAGCATTTGCCAGGAAAGCTTTTCTAGAACATCAtaagaaaacccacaaagcaaATGTATCTCATTcacctgaagaaaataaaaccaaaggcaGAAGCACAAGATCTAAAGCTGTTGTctg A